Proteins from a single region of Nocardioides anomalus:
- a CDS encoding NADPH-dependent FMN reductase, protein MSTYQVGYFVGSLSSTSINRVLSRALIRVAPDDLDFSEITIGALPLYSPDFDDDYPPEARALKAAIAAVDAILFVTPEYNRSIPGALKNAIDWASRPWGQNSFDHIPAAVIGASIGQIGTAMGQQNLRGVLSFCNARQMTSPEAYIQYSPAVFRDDGEITDDSTREFLRAFMAEFRAYVGMVLTVLPRQKVASDH, encoded by the coding sequence ATGAGCACCTACCAGGTCGGATACTTCGTCGGGAGCCTGTCGTCGACATCGATCAACCGCGTCCTGTCCAGAGCCCTCATCCGGGTGGCCCCGGACGACTTGGACTTCAGCGAGATCACCATCGGCGCCCTGCCCCTCTACAGCCCGGACTTCGACGACGACTACCCGCCCGAGGCCCGAGCGCTGAAGGCGGCGATCGCGGCTGTCGACGCGATCCTCTTCGTCACCCCCGAGTACAACCGTTCGATTCCTGGAGCGTTGAAGAACGCGATCGACTGGGCGTCGCGACCGTGGGGACAGAACTCCTTCGACCACATCCCTGCCGCGGTGATCGGAGCCTCCATCGGCCAGATCGGCACCGCCATGGGTCAGCAGAACCTGCGCGGAGTGCTCAGCTTCTGCAATGCGCGCCAGATGACCTCACCCGAGGCCTACATCCAGTACTCGCCCGCCGTCTTCCGCGACGACGGCGAGATCACCGACGACTCCACCCGGGAGTTCCTGCGCGCCTTCATGGCCGAGTTCCGCGCGTACGTCGGCATGGTCCTGACCGTCCTCCCACGCCAGAAGGTGGCGAGCGACCACTGA